One genomic window of Serinus canaria isolate serCan28SL12 chromosome 4, serCan2020, whole genome shotgun sequence includes the following:
- the PCM1 gene encoding pericentriolar material 1 protein isoform X15, which yields MATGGAPFEEGMNDQDLPSWSNESLDDRLNNTDWGGQQKKANRSSEKNKKKLSGEGDTRLTNDISPESSPGMERRKTRTSHSFPHARYMTQMSVPEQAELERLKQRINFSDLDQRSIGSDSQGRATAANNKRQLNENKKPFNFLSVQINTNKSKDPASGSQKKEGGVSAQCKELFGAALSKDFLQNCQASAQEDGRGEQAMDSSQIVSRLVQIRDYIAKASSMRDDLVEKNERSANVERLSHLIDDLKEQEKSYLKFLQKMLARENEEDDVRTIDSAVGSGSVGESTSLNIDVQSEASDTTEVSFSLSCRPRIEDKLGNSAAREQVTDIDVTPSPKGKRERAALNDREIWPCGINSQDLGLLSKARDPQQEAKEELENLKKQHDLLKRMLQQQEELKALQGRQAALLALQHKAEQAIAVLDDSVVTETTGSVSGVSLTSELNEELNDLIQRFHNQLHDSQTQSVPDNRRQAESLSLTREISQSRNSSMCEHQSDEKAQLFNKMRMLQGKKQKMDKLLGELHTLRDQHLNNSSFFPASSSPQRSVDQRSTTSAASGPVGIVTVVNGEPNSLASAPYPPDSLVSQNESEEDENLNPTEKLQKLNEVRKRLNELRELVHYYEQTSDMMADAVNENTKEEEETEESESDSEHEDPQPVTNIRNPQGISSWSEINSNSNVQCGANNRDGRHLNTDCEINNRSAANIRTLNMSSALDCHNRENDKRLDLPQGEDDEVEDRVSEDSMSSHRSSLGDVAGDAEFEQKINRLIAAKQKLRQLQNLAAMVQDDDPEPQGAVANASNIGDLLGEVEETKQQPNNVRASSNKLKKDVRLNEKAREKFYEAKLQQQQRELKQLQEERRKLFEIQEKIQVLQKACPDLQLSAGLGNCPANRQTSQATSTPATNECNTAGKPLFECDESLPVGSEQLWSEMRRHEILREELRQRRKQLEALMAEDQRRRELAETISAVAASVKSEGSEAQCTPRQSRTEKTMATWGGSTQCALEEENGDEDGYLSDGGGQAEEEEEDASSLNDSFSVYPNNNIPENAYFGKGNKDRWKNCRPLSADGNYRPVSKARQQQNINMRRQENFRWMSELSYVEEKERWQEQINQLKKQHEFSVSICQTLMQDQQTLSCLLQTLLTGPYSMMPNNVASSQIHLIMHQLNQCYTQLTWQQNNVQRLKQMLSDLMQQQEQQCQEKPSRKERGSSAPPPPSPVFCPFNYPPQPVNLFSVPGFTNFSSFAPGINCNPVFPSGFGDFAHNVSPRSSEQQEQQHPLEHNTSGKTEYMAFPKPFESSSSNGAEKQSRRNHRQPEEETEKRSTWLDDSQEMKKDDQSQLNAGFAVSVQNIASGHKNQCDMNRRREFDEESLESFSSMPDPIDPTTVTKTFRSRKASAQASLASKDKTPKSKTKRKSSSQLKGRTKNAGYESASASSVCEPCKNNKSRHSDDVVHAKVFSKRNQEQLEKIIKYSRSTEMSSAHARRILQQSNRNACIEAPETGSDLSMFEALRDTIYSEVATLISQNESRPHFLIELFHELQLLNTDYLRQRALYALQDIVTRHLCEKNEKGKCSKSLNSSTWVASNSELTPSESLASTDDETFGKNFSTEACQECERPDADNGSTLSTSSNFEPFATDDLGPGTGECQSVPQSGDVSAVPCPRIDTQQLDRQIKAIMKEVIPFLKEHMDEVCSSQLLTSVRRMVLTLTQQNDESKEFVKFFHKQLGSILQDSLAKFAGRKLKDCGEDLLVEISEVLFNELAFFKLMQDLDSNSISVKQRCKRKIETTEGMQSYAKEAKKGLQVDVCSSVEDVDEDKDKDETETAKQVPDSEVCAGNRVPENIRSDASEQEEDEESESGPVAISLSKAETQALTNYGSGEDENEDEEIEFEEGPVDVQTSLQASSETTENEQTSNQELTKAKSSEISSSEQPAKGEQDVAAAVHHYFSVMENTPALTANTPESFITATVKTEGSSSSLTVNETQTRDTTCAENKSGASSESSMAGSPDTESPVLVNEYEPGSGNVSQKSDEDDFVKVEDLPLKLAVYSEADLMKKMETEAQTKSLSDELLDRGGAQDQELVGDAQTLKEPGNFFLYSAYILGKHRGILEFKYC from the exons ATGGCAACAGGAGGTGCTCCCTTTGAAGAAGGCATGAATGATCAGGACTTGCCCAGCTGGAGCAATGAGAGCCTTGATGACCGGCTGAACAACAcg GACTGGGGAGGTcaacagaagaaagcaaacagatcttcagagaaaaacaagaaaaagcttAGTGGGGAAGGTGATACAAGGCTTACTAATGACATATCTCCAGAATCTTCACCTGGAATGGAACGACGGAAGACCAGAACTTCTCATAGCTTTCCTCATGCTCGATACATGACTCAGATGTCTGTTCCAGAGCAGGCTGAACTAGAAAGGCTTAAACAAAGAATAAACTTCAGTGATCTGGATCAG AGAAGCATTGGAAGTGATTCTCAAGGCAGAGCAACGGCTGCTAATAACAAACGTCAacttaatgaaaacaaaaaaccattcAACTTCCTGTCAGTACAGATTAATACTAACAAAAGCAAAGATCCTGCCTCAGGTTCCCAAAAAAAGGAAGGTGGGGTATCAGCGCAATGTAAAGAGTTGTTTGGAGCTGCTCTAAGCAAGGATTTTTTGCAAAATTGTCAAGCATCTGCTCAAGAAGATGGAAGGGGAGAACAGGCAATGGATAGTAGCCAG ATTGTGAGCAGACTAGTTCAGATTCGCGACTATATTGCTAAGGCCAGCTCCATGCGGGATGATCTTgtagagaaaaatgaaagatcGGCCAATGTTGAGCGTTTATCACACCTTATAGATGACCTTAAAGAGCAGGAGAAATCCTATCTGAAATTTTTGCAAAAGATGCTT gctAGAGAAAATGAGGAGGATGATGTTCGGACTATAGATTCAGCTGTGGGATCTGGTTCTGTAGGTGAGAGCACATCGCTAAACATTGATGTGCAGTCTGAGGCTTCAGATACCACG GAGGTATCTTTTAGTTTGAGTTGTCGGCCCCGCATTGAGGACAAACTAGGGAATTCAGCTGCACGAGAACAGGTTACAGACATTGATGTTACACCAAGCCctaaagggaaaagagagagagctgCTCTGAATGACAGGGAAATCTGGCCTTGTGGGATTAATAGCCAGGATCTTGGATTGCTTTCAAAG GCCAGAGATCCTCAACAGGAAGCTAAAGAAGAATTGGAAAACTTGAAGAAACAGCATGATTTATTGAAAAGGATGCTacaacagcaggaggaattgAAGGCTCTTCAAGGAAGACAGGCAGCTCTTCTTGCTTTGCAGCATAAAGCAGAGCAAGCCATTGCTGTTCTGGATGATTCTG TTGTAACAGAAACTACAGGTAGTGTGTCAGGAGTGAGTCTTACATCAGAACTGAATGAAGAATTGAATGACTTAATTCAACGCTTTCACAACCAACTTCATGATTCTCAG ACACAGTCTGTGCCTGACAATAGAAGGCAAGCAGAAAGCCTCTCACTTACCAGAGAGATTTCACAAAGCAGAAACTCTTCAATGTGTGAACACCAGTCAGATGAGAAGGCACAGCTTTTTAACAAGATGCGAATGTTGCAGGGTAAAAAGCAAAAGATGGACAAACTATTAGGAGAACTTCATACACTTCGTGACCAACATCTAAATAACTCTTCCT TTTTTCCTGCTTCAAGTTCTCCTCAAAGGAGTGTTGATCAAAGAAGTACaacttcagctgcttctggtCCTGTAGGCATAGTAACTGTTGTCAATGGTGAACCAAACAGTCTGGCATCTGCTCCCTATCCTCCTGATTCCCTGGTTTCTCAAAATGAGAGTGAAGAGGATGAAAATCTAAATCCAACAGAAAAGCTTCA gaagctgAATGAGGTTCGTAAGAGACTGAATGAGTTACGTGAGTTAGTTCACTACTATGAGCAGACGTCTGATATGATGGCAGATGCTGTGAATGAAAACACtaaggaggaggaagaaacagaagaatcaGAAAGTGATTCTGAACATGAGGATCCCCAGCCTGTTACAAATATTAG AAACCCTCAAGGAATCAGTAGTTGGAGTGAAATAAATAGCAACTCAAATGTACAGTGTGGAGCTAATAACAGAGATGGAAGACATCTTAATACAGACTGTGAAATAAACAACCGATCTGCTGCTAATATAAGAACTCTAAACATGTCTTCTGCTTTAG ACTGTCATAATAGGGAGAATGACAAACGCCTTGATCTACCCCAAGGTGAAGATGATGAAGTGGAAGATCGAGTTAGTGAAGATTCCATGTCTAGTCACAGAAGCAGCCTGGGTGATGTGGCTGGAGATGCTGAGTTTGAGCAGAAGATCAATAGGCTTATAGCTGCAAAACAGAAGCTTAGACAGTTACAAAACCTTGCTGCCATGGTGCAG GATGATGATCCAGAGCCTCAAGGAGCAGTTGCAAATGCGTCTAATATTGGTGACTTGTTGGGTGAGGTGGAAGAGACAAAGCAACAACCAAACAATGTCCGAGCAAGTTCCaacaagttaaaaaaagatGTGCGACTGAATGAAAAAGCAAG AGAGAAGTTCTATGAAGCTaaacttcagcagcagcaacgGGAGCTTAAGCAGttacaagaagaaagaagaaaactgtttgaaatccaggaaaaaattcaAGTGTTGCAGAAAGCTTGTCCTGACCTTCAA ttGTCAGCTGGCCTGGGTAACTGTCCAGCAAATAGACAGACTTCACAAGCAACATCAACTCCAGCCACGAATGAGTGTAACACAGCTGGCAAGCCTTTATTTGAGTGTGATGAATCATTACCAGTAGGCAGTGAG CAGTTATGGTCTGAGATGAGAAGACATGAGATTTTAAGAGAAGAATTGCGACAGAGAAGAAAGCAACTTGAAGCTTTAATGGCTGAAGATCAGAGAAGGAGAGAGCTTGCAGAAACAATATCTGCTGTTGCTGCATCTGTTAAAAGTGAAGGGTCAGAAGCTCAGTGTACTCCACGGCAGAGCAGGACTGAAAA GACAATGGCTACCTGGGGAGGTTCTACCCAGTGTGCCctagaggaagaaaatggagaTGAAGACGGTTATCTCTCTGATGGAGGTGGTCAggcagaagaagaggaagaagatgcaTCAAGTTTGAATGACAGTTTCTCTGTTTATCCCAATAACAACATACCAGAAAACGCCTATTTTGGTAAAGGAAACAAAGATAG GTGGAAAAACTGCCGTCCCCTTTCAGCAGATGGAAATTATCGGCCCGTGTCTAAGGCCAGGCAACAGCAAAACATAAATATGCGGCGTCAGGAAAATTTTCGGTGGATGTCTGAGCTTTCCTATGTGGAAGAAAAGGAGCGATGGCAAGAGCAGATCAATCAGTTGAAGAAACAGCATGAATTTAGTGTCAGCATTTGTCAAACTTTGATGCAGGATCAGCAG aCCCTCTCTTGCCTTCTGCAGACTTTGCTCACAGGACCCTATAGCATGATGCCCAATAATGTTGCATCTTCACAAATACATCTCATTATGCATCAGTTAAACCAGTGTTACACTCAACTGACTTGGCAGCAGAATAATGTCCAAAG gTTGAAACAAATGTTAAGTGATCTTATGCAGCAGCAAGAACAACAGTGTCAAGAGAAACCatcaagaaaggagagaggcAGTAGTGCACCGCCACCTCCATCTCCTGTTTTCTGTCCATTCAACTACCCTCCGCAACCTGTGAACCTCTTTAGTGTTCCAGGATTtactaatttttcttcctttgctccaG GTATTAACTGTAATCCAGTGTTTCCATCTGGTTTTGGAGATTTTGCACATAATGTTTCTCCAcgcagcagtgagcagcaggagcagcagcatcctctaGAACATAATACTTCTGGGAAAACAGAGTATATGGCATTCCCCAAACCCTTTGAAAGCAGTTCCTCTAAtggagcagaaaaacaaag cagaaGGAATCATAGACAACCtgaagaggaaacagaaaaaagatcAACTTGGCTTGATGATAGccaagaaatgaagaaagatgATCAGTCTCAGCTGAATGCAGGTTTTGCAGTTTCAGTACAAAACATTGCTTCTGGTCATAAGAATCAGTGCGATATGAACCGGAGAAGAGAGTTTGATGAAGAGTCTTTGGAGAGTTTCAGCAGCATGCCTGATCCAATAGACCCAACTACTGTGACAAAGACATTTAGATCTAGAAAAGCATCAGCACAAGCAAGCCTGGCATCAAAAGATAAAACGCCCAAATCAAAGACTAAGAGGAAGAGTTCTTCTCAGCTAAAAGGCAGAACTAAAAATGCTG GTTATGAAAGTGCAAGTGCTTCTAGTGTGTGTGAGCCCTGCAAGAACAATAAAAGCAGACACTCTGATGACGTGGTTCATGCAAAGGTGTTCAGCAAAAGGAATCAGGAGcaattggaaaaaataattaaatacagTAGATCTACAGAAATGTCTTCAG CGCATGCTAGGAGAATTCTGCAGCAGTCTAACAGAAATGCATGCATTGAAGCGCCAG aaactGGTAGTGATCTTTCTATGTTTGAAGCTTTGCGAGACACAATTTATTCTGAAGTGGCAACTCTTATTTCTCAAAATGAGTCTCGTCCCCACTTTCTTATTGAACTTTTCCATGAGCTTCAGCTGCTAAATACAGATTATCTGAGGCAAAGGGCTCTATATGCTCTACAG GATATAGTGACCAGACATTTatgtgagaaaaatgaaaaagggaagTGTTCAAAATCACTGAATTCTTCAACATGGGTGGCATCAAATTCTGAACTCACTCCTAGTGAAAGTCTTGCCTCTACAGATGAT GAAACTTTTGGCAAGAACTTTTCTACAGAAGCATGTCAAGAATGTGAACGACCTGATGCAGACAATGGCAGTACTTTGTCTACTTCTTCAAATTTTGAACCCTTTGCCACTGATGACCTTG GTCCAGGTACTGGTGAATGTCAGTCTGTGCCACAGTCAGGTGATGTTTCTGCAGTTCCATGTCCTCGTATAGATACTCAGCAGCTGGACCGGCAGATTAAAGCAATTATGAAGGAGGTCATTCCTTTTCTGAAG GAACACATGGATGAAGTCTGCTCTTCTCAATTACTGACATCAGTAAGACGTATGGTCTTGACTCTTACACAACAAAATGATGAAAGTAAAGAATTTGTGAAGTTCTTTCATAAGCAGCTTGGCAGTATACTTCAG GATTCACTGGCAAAATTTGCTGgtagaaaattaaaagattGTGGGGAGGATCTTCTTGTGGAGATCTCTGAAGTATTATTCAATGAATTAGCCTTTTTTAAACTCATGCAAGACTTGGATAGCAACAGTATTTCTGTAAAGCAGAGATGTAAACGAAAAATAGAAACCACTGAAGGAATGCAGTCTTATGCTAAAgag GCAAAAAAAGGTCTCCAGGTGGATGTTTGTTCTTCTGTTGAAGATGTCGATGAGGACAAA GACAAGGATGAGACTGAAACTGCTAAACAAGTACCGGACTCAGAAGTGTGTGCTGGTAACAGAGTGCCTGAAAATATTAGATCTGATGCATCTGAGcaagaggaagatgaggaaaGTGAAAGTGGTCCAGTGGCAATAA GTTTATCGAAAGCAGAAACCCAAGCTCTGACTAACTATGGCAGTGGAGAAGATGAGAATGAAGATGAAGAAATAGAATTTGAGGAAGGACCTGTTGATGTGCAAACATCACTACAAGCCAGCAGTGAAACAACTGAAAATGAACAG ACTTCAAACCAAGAGTTGACTAAGGCAAAAAGCAGTGAGATTTCGTCATCAGAACAACCTGCTAAAG GTGAACAAgatgtggctgcagctgtgcatcATTACTTCAGTGTCATGGAGAATACACCAGCTTTAACAGCCAATACCCCAGAATCCTTTATAACAGCCACTGTGAAAACTGAAGGATCAAGCTCATCTTTGACAGTGAATGAAACTCAAACACGAGATACCACATGTGCAGAAAACAAATCTGGTGCAAGTTCTGAAAGCTCCATGGCTGGCAGCCCTGATACAGAGTCACCTGTGCTAGTGAACGAATAT GAACCTGGTTCTGGAAATGTAAGTCAAAAATCTGATGAAGATGACTTTGTGAAAGTCGAAGACTTGCCCCTCAAACTTGCTGTATATTCAGAG GCagatttaatgaagaaaatggaaacagaggCCCAAACCAAGAGTTTGTCTGATGAATTACTGGATAGAGGTGGAGCTCAAGATCAGGAATTAGTAGGAGATGCCCAAACATTGAAAGAacctggtaatttttttctatattctgCATACATATTGGGAAAACACCGTGGAATACTCGAATTTAAATATTGCTGA